In Streptococcus respiraculi, one DNA window encodes the following:
- a CDS encoding metal-sulfur cluster assembly factor, producing MAYTEEQVKEIQERIFHALEEVIDPELGIDIINLGLIYDIRFMDGKTEIDMTLTTMGCPLADLITDQIYDVLTTVPEVTDVDVRLVWSPAWTVQKMSRYARIALGIK from the coding sequence ATGGCTTATACAGAAGAACAAGTAAAAGAAATTCAGGAACGGATTTTTCATGCCTTAGAAGAAGTCATTGATCCTGAATTAGGAATTGACATTATCAATCTTGGCTTGATTTATGACATTCGGTTCATGGACGGGAAAACAGAGATTGATATGACCTTAACTACTATGGGGTGCCCGTTGGCTGATTTAATCACTGATCAGATCTATGATGTGCTGACGACCGTGCCAGAAGTGACAGATGTAGATGTTCGTCTCGTTTGGTCACCAGCTTGGACAGTACAAAAAATGAGTCGCTACGCGCGCATTGCTCTAGGAATTAAGTAA
- a CDS encoding TVP38/TMEM64 family protein, with protein MYKFWQKTFQILSIITLIASVFLVFWLYKIGILNDQNVLADTIKSHGAFGSLTYIFIQIIQVVFPIIPGGVTTVVGFLVFGHWWGFVVNYIGISIGSIVLFWLARKYGKAFCLLFMTEETFYKYESKIDNKRSYEIFFILCMLSPVSPADIVVMITGLTSMSYRKFTTIILLCRPISIVAYSFFWIYGGQWLQHFIK; from the coding sequence ATGTATAAATTTTGGCAAAAAACCTTTCAGATACTCAGTATTATCACACTCATCGCAAGTGTCTTCCTCGTTTTCTGGCTCTATAAAATTGGAATTTTAAATGACCAAAATGTTCTAGCCGACACCATCAAGAGCCACGGGGCATTCGGTAGCTTGACCTATATTTTCATTCAAATCATTCAAGTGGTTTTTCCGATTATCCCAGGAGGAGTAACAACTGTTGTTGGCTTCCTTGTCTTCGGGCATTGGTGGGGATTTGTCGTTAATTATATCGGCATTTCAATCGGAAGTATCGTCCTCTTTTGGTTAGCGCGAAAATACGGCAAAGCCTTCTGCCTACTTTTTATGACTGAAGAAACTTTCTACAAGTACGAAAGCAAGATTGACAACAAGAGAAGCTATGAAATCTTCTTTATCCTCTGCATGCTATCTCCAGTCTCTCCTGCCGATATTGTGGTCATGATTACTGGCTTAACTAGCATGAGTTACCGCAAATTCACGACTATTATTCTTCTCTGTCGCCCCATTTCCATTGTTGCTTACAGCTTCTTCTGGATTTATGGTGGCCAGTGGTTGCAACACTTCATAAAATAA
- the mscL gene encoding large conductance mechanosensitive channel protein MscL, with the protein MLKDLKAFLLRGNVVDLAVGVIIATAFGAIITSLVQDVITPLFLTPALKAAGADKIAELSWNGVAYGNFLSAVINFIIVGTVLFFIVKGMEKAQSLAKKQEAAEEAAAEEVAGPTQEELLAEIRDLLKNK; encoded by the coding sequence ATGTTAAAAGATTTAAAAGCCTTTTTACTTCGCGGTAATGTTGTTGACTTGGCAGTCGGTGTGATCATCGCTACTGCTTTCGGTGCTATCATCACTTCATTGGTTCAAGATGTAATTACCCCTCTTTTCTTGACACCTGCTTTGAAAGCTGCTGGTGCAGATAAGATTGCTGAACTTAGCTGGAATGGTGTTGCTTACGGTAACTTCCTGAGCGCTGTTATCAACTTTATCATTGTTGGTACTGTTCTCTTCTTCATCGTAAAAGGTATGGAAAAAGCACAAAGCCTTGCTAAAAAACAAGAAGCGGCTGAAGAAGCGGCTGCTGAAGAAGTTGCTGGACCAACTCAAGAAGAATTACTCGCTGAAATCCGCGATTTGTTGAAGAATAAATAA
- the add gene encoding adenosine deaminase, whose protein sequence is MQEKMLHKLAKTELHCHLDGSLSLGAIRQLAEMAQISLPDCDEDLQDLVTAPAQTESLLDYLTVFDFIRPLLQTKEALRLAAYDVAAQAAKENVLYMEIRFAPELSMDQGLTALETVEAVLEGIKQAEAAFGIVAKALVCGLKQSPKEETQAIFKEVARLAQKGLAGFDFAGNEADFPTEEMLDAIKEVQKLGLPMTFHAGECGCVANVAQAIQLGIPRIGHATALMKDRKVMKEFVEKGATIEMCLTSNLQTGAAQTLADFPYQALYDMGANITINTDNRMVSATNLTKEYSLFVQYFGTSKDDFYHFNQNAIRASFTTEAEKEKLLKQLEMAYYR, encoded by the coding sequence ATGCAGGAAAAAATGCTTCATAAATTAGCAAAGACCGAACTTCATTGCCACTTGGATGGCTCCTTATCTCTCGGTGCTATTCGTCAATTGGCAGAGATGGCTCAGATTTCCTTACCAGACTGTGATGAGGACTTGCAGGATCTTGTGACAGCACCTGCTCAGACGGAAAGTCTATTAGACTATTTGACTGTCTTTGACTTTATTCGGCCTTTATTACAGACTAAAGAGGCACTTCGACTTGCTGCTTATGATGTTGCAGCACAAGCAGCAAAAGAAAATGTTCTTTACATGGAAATTCGCTTTGCGCCTGAGTTATCTATGGATCAAGGTTTGACGGCACTAGAGACAGTAGAAGCTGTTTTAGAAGGGATAAAGCAAGCAGAAGCAGCGTTTGGCATTGTCGCAAAGGCATTAGTTTGTGGCTTGAAGCAAAGTCCGAAAGAGGAGACGCAGGCTATTTTCAAGGAAGTTGCAAGACTTGCCCAAAAGGGGCTGGCGGGATTTGATTTTGCAGGAAATGAGGCTGATTTTCCGACGGAAGAAATGCTTGACGCAATTAAGGAAGTACAGAAACTTGGTTTGCCGATGACCTTTCATGCTGGAGAATGTGGTTGCGTAGCCAATGTAGCACAAGCTATTCAACTCGGCATTCCCCGCATTGGTCACGCAACAGCTCTTATGAAAGACCGTAAAGTGATGAAAGAGTTTGTTGAAAAAGGAGCGACGATTGAGATGTGCCTGACCAGCAATCTCCAGACTGGGGCAGCACAAACGCTGGCTGATTTCCCCTACCAAGCGCTCTATGATATGGGAGCTAATATTACGATTAACACAGATAATCGTATGGTATCTGCTACCAATCTGACCAAGGAATATAGCTTGTTTGTCCAGTATTTTGGGACCAGTAAGGACGATTTTTATCACTTTAATCAAAATGCCATTCGGGCTAGTTTCACGACAGAAGCAGAAAAAGAGAAGCTGTTGAAGCAGTTGGAGATGGCCTACTACAGATGA
- a CDS encoding energy-coupling factor transporter transmembrane component T family protein, translated as MKTMSLYEEKHSFLNRLSSLTKIVYVLAAIVIPILANEWWCFGITIVLSALLLAHSKVISRTFPIVSLSSFVILTVAIIQGLFRQGNETPVLTLGPVTFYQEGLLFALGIALNIYNIILAFCVLILTTKSSDMIEDLVRKGFSPRMGYVFISLFQLIPQMTSRMATITDAQRSRGMETEGSLLVRIKAFLPLVSPVIMSSFIETKERAIALEVRGFNSKAKKTFITPPVRSVYDRPIQLMCVAGLIAALIWRLV; from the coding sequence ATGAAAACTATGAGTTTATACGAAGAAAAACATTCGTTTCTGAATCGCTTGTCGTCTCTCACAAAGATTGTCTATGTACTAGCAGCTATTGTCATTCCAATCCTTGCTAATGAATGGTGGTGTTTTGGAATCACCATTGTCTTAAGCGCTCTTTTACTAGCTCACTCCAAGGTAATTTCTAGAACATTTCCAATTGTGAGTCTATCGTCCTTTGTTATTTTGACGGTTGCAATTATTCAGGGACTGTTTCGACAAGGTAATGAAACGCCTGTTCTTACGCTAGGACCAGTGACTTTTTATCAAGAAGGGCTTTTATTTGCTCTAGGGATTGCTTTGAATATCTATAATATTATTCTTGCATTTTGTGTATTGATTCTCACAACAAAATCATCAGATATGATTGAAGACCTTGTACGCAAAGGCTTTTCACCACGCATGGGCTATGTCTTTATCTCCCTCTTCCAACTCATCCCTCAGATGACTAGTCGCATGGCGACGATTACAGATGCGCAAAGAAGCCGTGGAATGGAGACCGAGGGCTCGCTATTAGTTCGGATTAAGGCATTCTTGCCTTTAGTATCACCTGTCATAATGAGTTCATTTATTGAAACCAAGGAGCGGGCGATTGCCTTAGAAGTACGCGGGTTTAATTCAAAAGCAAAGAAAACATTTATTACCCCGCCAGTTCGTTCAGTATATGATCGTCCGATTCAACTGATGTGTGTAGCAGGGTTGATTGCAGCATTGATTTGGAGGTTAGTATAA
- the rpoD gene encoding RNA polymerase sigma factor RpoD, which translates to MTAKKDKKQEVTTFDVQVADFIRNHKKEGTATDDAINDQLVIPFTLDADGIDDLLQRIQDAGIAIVDKDGNPSARVLQVEEEPELTDEELLGSNSAKVNDPVRMYLKEIGVVPLLTNEEEQELALAVEAGDPEAKQRLAEANLRLVVSIAKRYVGRGMQFLDLIQEGNMGLMKAVDKFDYSKGFKFSTYATWWIRQAITRAIADQARTIRIPVHMVETINKLVREQRNLLQELGQDPTPEQIAERMDMTPDKVREILKIAQEPVSLETPIGEEDDSHLGDFIEDEVIENPVDYTTRVVLREQLDEVLDTLTDREENVLRLRFGLDDGKMRTLEDVGKVFNVTRERIRQIEAKALRKLRHPSRSKPLRDFIED; encoded by the coding sequence ATGACAGCAAAAAAAGATAAAAAACAAGAAGTAACCACTTTTGATGTTCAAGTTGCGGACTTTATCCGTAACCACAAAAAAGAGGGAACTGCGACAGATGATGCAATCAACGATCAATTGGTCATTCCCTTTACCCTTGATGCAGACGGGATTGATGACCTCTTGCAACGGATTCAGGATGCAGGGATTGCGATTGTTGACAAGGATGGAAATCCAAGTGCGCGTGTCCTTCAAGTAGAAGAAGAGCCTGAATTAACAGACGAAGAGTTACTCGGTAGCAATTCTGCTAAAGTCAATGACCCTGTGCGCATGTACTTGAAAGAAATTGGGGTTGTACCCCTCTTGACCAATGAAGAGGAGCAGGAGCTAGCCCTTGCGGTAGAAGCTGGGGACCCAGAGGCGAAGCAACGTCTTGCAGAAGCCAATCTCCGTTTGGTGGTTTCCATTGCCAAACGCTATGTCGGCCGTGGCATGCAGTTCTTGGATTTGATTCAGGAAGGAAACATGGGCTTGATGAAGGCCGTTGACAAGTTTGACTATTCAAAAGGTTTCAAATTTTCAACTTATGCAACATGGTGGATTCGCCAAGCCATTACCCGTGCTATTGCGGATCAGGCCCGCACCATTCGGATTCCAGTTCACATGGTTGAAACAATCAATAAATTGGTCCGTGAACAGCGTAATTTGCTCCAAGAATTGGGACAAGATCCAACACCAGAACAAATCGCAGAACGCATGGACATGACACCAGACAAGGTTCGTGAAATCTTGAAGATTGCGCAAGAACCTGTTTCTCTTGAAACACCAATCGGGGAAGAAGACGATAGCCATCTTGGTGATTTTATCGAAGATGAAGTAATTGAAAATCCAGTGGACTACACCACACGTGTTGTCCTCCGTGAACAACTAGATGAAGTCTTGGATACACTGACAGATCGTGAAGAAAACGTCCTTCGCTTGCGCTTCGGACTTGATGACGGGAAAATGCGTACCCTAGAAGATGTCGGAAAAGTCTTTAACGTTACCCGTGAACGCATTCGCCAAATCGAAGCTAAAGCCCTCCGCAAACTCCGCCACCCAAGCAGAAGCAAACCATTGCGCGACTTTATTGAGGATTAA
- a CDS encoding GntR family transcriptional regulator: MTWKFDNNFPIYIQIANTIKLQIVTHQLQSGDKLPTVRDLAEIAGVNPNTVQRALSDLESEGFVYSVRTTGRFVTDNLDLIQKTRVNLAKDELENFVTNMLDLGFKQDELVQQLEQYLKGE; the protein is encoded by the coding sequence ATGACTTGGAAATTCGATAACAACTTCCCTATCTATATCCAAATTGCTAATACCATTAAGTTGCAAATTGTGACGCACCAACTCCAATCAGGAGATAAGCTTCCAACCGTCCGTGATTTAGCCGAAATTGCTGGGGTCAATCCCAATACCGTTCAACGTGCCTTGTCAGATCTTGAAAGCGAAGGATTTGTTTACTCAGTCCGCACAACAGGACGCTTTGTGACAGACAATCTTGACCTCATTCAAAAGACGCGGGTCAATCTGGCCAAAGACGAGTTAGAAAACTTTGTCACCAATATGCTAGACTTAGGATTTAAGCAGGACGAGCTCGTTCAGCAATTGGAACAGTACCTGAAAGGAGAATAG
- a CDS encoding energy-coupling factor ABC transporter ATP-binding protein: MNQLTIKDLHFAYKPDTPILTGINLTIKTGSTAIIGQNGAGKTTFVKLLKGLLTPTSGTISLNQQDLSQQSVAQIAKSIGLIFQNPDDQIFKHTVLDEIMFGPLQMGLSRSEAEAAAKKAMAKLGLDGQEKVNPYDLGLSDRKMVSIAAIIAMDTQVVIFDEPTIAQDTAGKQKIQAVMKELEKEGKVVISILHDMDFVAETFDRAIVFAKGQVLLDGSVKEVFSQKETIEQAYLSQPTTTQLCQALGYDELFLSPAEFVVYKRLLDHK, encoded by the coding sequence ATGAATCAACTGACTATTAAAGACTTACACTTTGCGTATAAACCAGATACTCCGATTCTCACAGGGATTAACTTGACCATCAAAACAGGCTCGACAGCCATTATCGGTCAAAATGGAGCAGGGAAAACTACCTTTGTGAAATTATTGAAAGGCTTGCTAACACCGACAAGCGGAACGATTTCTCTGAATCAACAAGATTTGAGCCAGCAAAGTGTGGCACAAATTGCAAAATCTATTGGCTTGATTTTCCAAAATCCTGACGATCAAATTTTTAAACATACTGTGCTAGATGAGATTATGTTTGGTCCTCTGCAAATGGGGCTGTCAAGATCAGAGGCTGAGGCTGCTGCTAAGAAGGCTATGGCCAAGTTAGGATTGGATGGGCAGGAGAAGGTCAATCCCTATGATTTAGGCTTATCAGACCGAAAAATGGTTTCGATTGCAGCCATCATTGCCATGGATACACAGGTTGTGATTTTCGATGAGCCAACGATTGCGCAAGATACAGCAGGAAAACAAAAAATTCAAGCAGTGATGAAGGAATTAGAGAAAGAAGGCAAAGTCGTCATCTCTATTTTACACGATATGGACTTTGTCGCAGAAACCTTTGACCGCGCCATCGTCTTTGCTAAAGGACAAGTCTTGCTAGACGGATCTGTCAAAGAAGTCTTTTCTCAAAAGGAAACCATAGAGCAGGCTTACCTATCGCAACCAACCACGACTCAGCTTTGTCAAGCCTTGGGTTATGATGAGTTGTTTTTATCACCTGCGGAATTTGTGGTCTATAAACGTTTATTAGATCATAAATAA
- the dnaG gene encoding DNA primase — translation MISKEKINEIKQAVNIVDVIGEVISLTKAGRNFLGLCPFHGEKTPSFNVVEDKQFFHCFGCGKSGDVFKFIEEYRGISFTDSVQVVAEKAGIQLEQQRVVIQERRVHPNQVLFDIHMEAGKFYHALLMTTKMGEEARKYLHHRGLTDEVIKHFQIGLAPQEQNYLYRHLSTKFDEEDLLASGLFNPADNNLIYDAFQGRIMFPLTDEYGRIVAFSGRIWQQHDIENKQLAKYKNSRSTAIFNKSYELYHLDQAKAVIKKSHEVYLMEGFMDVIAAHRVGLDNAVASMGTALTREHVQHLAKFCKKVIVTYDGDAAGQAATAKALDELQDFQVEIVSLPDNLDPDEFLAKHSKEMLHQVLTASRISDVEFLIQYLKPANPDNLQMQIEFVEKIAPIIAKNKSITAQNSYIYKVADVLPDFDYGQVEAAVNHLRLHERAERSQTAQGRGDIRRQQITELPQKIRLSRLVRTENHLLNRMMTHPYILNDYRLKEDFFFFTPELQVLFGLLKEYGEVTAYDLAQQTEQVQRAWYQVLEEKLPEEIGDNELEELERRRQQEQLKRENQQKSRVIREQVHIGNTEAALDELAQLIAHKRNME, via the coding sequence GTGATTTCAAAAGAAAAAATCAATGAGATTAAACAGGCAGTCAATATTGTCGATGTCATTGGCGAAGTCATTTCCCTGACCAAGGCAGGGCGCAATTTTTTAGGTCTCTGTCCTTTTCATGGGGAAAAAACACCTTCCTTTAACGTGGTCGAAGACAAGCAGTTTTTCCATTGTTTTGGCTGTGGTAAGTCGGGTGATGTGTTTAAATTTATAGAGGAATACCGTGGTATCTCCTTTACAGACAGTGTTCAGGTAGTGGCTGAAAAGGCTGGAATTCAGTTAGAACAGCAAAGAGTAGTGATTCAGGAACGCCGTGTGCATCCGAATCAAGTGCTCTTTGATATTCATATGGAAGCTGGGAAATTTTACCATGCTCTTCTGATGACCACGAAAATGGGGGAAGAAGCGAGGAAGTATCTGCATCATCGCGGTTTGACTGATGAGGTCATCAAGCATTTTCAGATTGGACTAGCTCCGCAGGAGCAAAATTATCTCTATAGGCACTTGTCTACTAAGTTTGACGAGGAAGATTTGCTCGCTTCAGGCTTGTTTAACCCGGCAGATAATAACCTCATATACGATGCCTTTCAGGGCAGAATCATGTTTCCTTTGACAGATGAGTATGGTCGCATCGTAGCCTTCTCTGGTCGTATTTGGCAACAGCACGATATTGAAAATAAACAGCTAGCCAAGTATAAGAATAGTCGCAGTACTGCGATTTTTAATAAGAGCTATGAGCTGTATCATCTAGATCAAGCGAAAGCAGTGATCAAAAAAAGCCATGAGGTCTATCTCATGGAGGGTTTTATGGATGTTATTGCGGCTCATCGGGTTGGACTTGATAATGCCGTTGCCTCAATGGGCACAGCCTTGACCCGAGAACATGTCCAGCATTTAGCTAAATTCTGTAAAAAGGTGATTGTGACCTATGACGGAGATGCGGCGGGGCAGGCAGCGACGGCAAAAGCACTTGACGAATTGCAGGACTTTCAAGTTGAGATTGTTAGCTTACCAGACAATTTGGATCCGGATGAATTTTTAGCCAAGCATTCAAAGGAAATGCTACACCAGGTCTTGACGGCCAGTCGGATTAGCGATGTGGAGTTTTTGATTCAGTATCTCAAGCCTGCAAATCCCGATAATTTGCAGATGCAGATTGAGTTTGTTGAAAAAATTGCACCAATTATTGCTAAAAATAAGTCCATTACCGCGCAAAATTCGTATATATATAAGGTAGCGGATGTCTTGCCTGATTTTGACTATGGTCAGGTAGAAGCAGCGGTCAATCACTTGCGCTTACACGAGCGGGCAGAACGCAGTCAAACGGCGCAAGGTCGAGGCGATATACGGAGACAGCAAATCACCGAATTGCCTCAAAAAATACGTTTATCACGGCTGGTTCGCACGGAAAATCATCTGCTCAATCGCATGATGACCCACCCTTATATCTTGAATGACTATCGATTGAAAGAGGACTTTTTCTTCTTTACACCAGAATTGCAAGTTTTGTTCGGTCTCTTAAAAGAGTATGGGGAGGTGACAGCCTATGACTTGGCCCAGCAGACAGAGCAGGTCCAGCGAGCTTGGTATCAGGTCCTGGAGGAAAAATTGCCAGAGGAGATAGGTGACAACGAGCTAGAAGAGCTAGAAAGGCGACGGCAACAGGAACAGCTAAAGCGAGAAAATCAGCAGAAATCACGTGTCATTCGGGAACAAGTCCACATTGGCAATACCGAAGCAGCACTGGATGAATTGGCACAACTCATTGCACATAAAAGAAATATGGAGTAA
- a CDS encoding ABC transporter ATP-binding protein — MENNFTLVEIQQVSKAYGGLVALNNINLKLSAGKIIGLLGPNGSGKTTLIKLLSGLLQPEYGQILINGRKPSPETKQIVSYLPDTTYLDEHMRITEAIDLFKDFYADFDEARALHLLQDLNIELNSRIKHLSKGNKEKVQLILVMSRQALLYVLDEPIGGVDPAARDYILRTIINNYSPTSSVLISTHLISDVEQILDEVIFLQYGNVIRHSDVDDLRIESGESIDELFRREFKA, encoded by the coding sequence ATGGAAAATAATTTTACCCTCGTTGAAATTCAACAAGTATCAAAAGCATACGGCGGTTTGGTGGCATTGAACAATATCAACCTCAAACTTTCAGCTGGAAAAATCATTGGCTTACTAGGACCAAATGGTTCTGGAAAAACAACCCTGATTAAATTGCTCAGTGGACTTCTTCAGCCAGAATATGGGCAAATCCTAATCAATGGTCGCAAGCCATCTCCCGAAACCAAGCAGATTGTATCCTACCTTCCAGATACGACCTACTTAGATGAGCACATGCGAATTACAGAAGCGATTGACTTATTTAAGGATTTCTATGCAGATTTTGATGAGGCACGCGCCCTTCACCTCCTCCAAGACCTCAATATTGAGCTCAACAGTCGTATTAAGCATTTATCAAAAGGAAACAAAGAAAAGGTTCAATTAATTTTGGTCATGAGCCGCCAAGCCCTTCTATATGTCCTTGATGAACCAATCGGCGGTGTCGATCCTGCTGCACGTGACTATATCTTACGGACGATTATCAATAACTATTCTCCAACCTCTTCTGTACTGATTTCAACCCATTTGATTTCAGATGTCGAACAAATTCTCGATGAAGTCATCTTCCTCCAGTACGGTAATGTGATTCGTCATAGCGATGTCGATGACCTACGAATTGAAAGCGGAGAATCAATCGATGAACTTTTCCGCCGTGAATTTAAGGCTTAG
- a CDS encoding energy-coupling factor ABC transporter ATP-binding protein: MATIRIENLKYRYPHTETLALDGISCEIQPGEFIGVIGRNGSGKSTFCQALTGLVPNFYRGAYGGKVWIDQTEVKTVEVDDLCQKVGSVFQNPFNQVTGSKSTVYEEIAFGLENFGVPRGEMQERIEESLELLGISEYRNRAPFDLSGGQMQRMAIASIIAMRPEVIILDEPTSQLDPQGSEAVFQAIQTLSKQGITVIMVEHKIEKIAAYSDRVLLLDAGKLVAFDTPQEIFSRPDLEEHGVVPPTFTQICKDLNLTLPDSHLYPVTLEEAQYLLAKSEE; the protein is encoded by the coding sequence ATGGCTACGATTCGTATTGAAAATCTAAAATATCGCTATCCTCATACGGAAACCTTGGCCTTAGATGGTATCTCCTGTGAGATTCAACCAGGAGAGTTTATCGGAGTTATTGGGCGAAATGGTTCAGGAAAGAGTACGTTTTGTCAGGCCTTGACAGGCTTGGTGCCTAATTTTTATCGAGGCGCCTATGGCGGGAAGGTATGGATTGACCAGACGGAAGTTAAGACGGTAGAAGTTGATGATTTATGCCAGAAAGTGGGAAGCGTCTTTCAGAATCCTTTCAATCAAGTGACGGGCTCAAAATCAACAGTCTATGAAGAAATTGCCTTTGGACTAGAAAATTTTGGTGTTCCTCGTGGTGAAATGCAGGAACGGATCGAAGAAAGTTTGGAATTGTTGGGAATTTCAGAATACCGCAATCGAGCTCCCTTTGATTTGTCAGGTGGGCAGATGCAACGGATGGCCATTGCAAGTATTATCGCTATGCGACCAGAGGTAATTATCCTAGATGAGCCGACTTCACAGCTAGATCCTCAAGGAAGTGAAGCAGTGTTTCAGGCTATTCAAACCTTGAGTAAACAAGGTATTACCGTGATCATGGTCGAACATAAAATTGAAAAAATCGCGGCCTATAGCGACCGAGTTCTGTTATTAGATGCAGGAAAATTAGTTGCTTTTGATACACCGCAAGAGATATTTTCACGTCCTGATTTAGAAGAACACGGCGTTGTGCCACCGACATTTACGCAGATTTGCAAGGACTTGAATCTTACCTTGCCAGATAGCCATCTTTATCCAGTGACTCTTGAAGAAGCTCAGTATTTATTAGCGAAGAGCGAGGAATAA